One segment of Eschrichtius robustus isolate mEscRob2 chromosome 3, mEscRob2.pri, whole genome shotgun sequence DNA contains the following:
- the LOC137760607 gene encoding LOW QUALITY PROTEIN: alpha-catulin-like (The sequence of the model RefSeq protein was modified relative to this genomic sequence to represent the inferred CDS: inserted 3 bases in 2 codons) yields the protein MESEIIKAMKAERRQAGGRRVRGGAASGLRDGLRAVAASPGPAGGAAAGAVHGSGPFGLAFDSGLEIKTRSVEQTLLPLVSQITTLINHKDNTKKSGKTLQAIQRVGQAVNLAVGRFVKVGEAIANENWDLKEEINVACIEAKQAGETIAALTDMSSLNRPESDGQITIFTDKTGVIKAARLLLSSVTKVLLLADRVVIKQIIRSRNKVLATMERLEKVNSFQEFVQIFSQFGNEMVEFAHLTGDRQNDLKDEKKKAKMAAARAVLEKCTMMLLTASKTCLRHPNCESAHKNKEGVFDRMKVALDKVIEIVTECKPSGETDISSISIFTGIKEFKMNIEXLRENLYFQSRETLSAMLDALLERTEDFTDCAYTSHEHRECILELSAQARMELQQLISVWIEAQSKKTKSIDEELELAVLKISHSLNELKKELHSTAAQLAADLVKYHTDHVVLKALKLTGVEGNLEGLAEYACKLSEQKERLVETCRLLRHVSGTEPLEITCIHAEETFQVTGQQIISAAETLTLYPSSKIAKENLDVFCEAWESQISDMLTLLREINDVFEGRRGEKYGYLSLPKPMKNNANLKSLKPDKPDSEEQAKIAKLGLKLGLLTSDANCEIEKWEDQEDEIVRYGRNMSSMAYSLYLFTRGEGPIKTSQDLIHQLEVFVEEGLKLASSVQAFXKQLKDDDKLMLLLEINKLVPLCHQLQAVTKTPLQNQVFLKVDKSITKTRCIMATLVQLLSLCYKLLKKLQMENNRWVSVTNKDSVDGKT from the exons ATGGAAAGTGAGATAATAAAAGCAATGAAGGCGGAGCgcaggcaggcgggcgggcggcgggtcCGCGGCGGTGCGGCGTCCGGGCTCCGCGACGGGCTGAGGGCCGTGGCCGCCTCTCCGGGCCCGGCCGGCGGTGCCGCCGCCGGGGCAGTGCACGGCTCCGGCCCGTTTGGCCTCGCCTTCGACTCCGGACTCGAGATCAAAACTCGCTCGGTGGAGCAGACGCTGCTCCCGCTGGTTTCTCAGATCACCACACTTATTAATCATAAAGATAATACCAAAAAGTCTGGTAAAACTCTGCAAGCAATTCAGCGTGTAGGACAAGCCGTCAACTTGGCAGTTGGAAGATTTGTTAAAGTAGGGGAAGCTATAGCCAATGAAAACTGGGacttgaaagaagaaataaatgttgcCTGTATTGAAGCTAAACAAGCAGGAGAAACAATTGCTGCGCTTACAGATATGAGCAGCTTGAATCGTCCAGAATCTGATGGCCAGATCACAATTTTTACAGATAAAACAGGAGTTATAAAGGCTGCAAGATTACTTCTTTCTTCAGTGACAAAAGTGTTATTGCTGGCAGACCGAGTAGTCATTAAGCAGATAATAAGGTCAAGAAATAAGGTTCTTGCAACTATGGAAAGACTGGAGAAAGTGAACAGCTTTCAAGAGTTTGTCCAAATATTCAGTCAATTTGGAAATGAAATGGTGGAGTTTGCACATCTTACTGGAGATAGACAAAATGatttgaaagatgaaaagaaaaaggcaaaaatggCAGCAGCTAGGGCAGTTCTTGAAAAGTGTACAATGATGCTTCTCACAGCTTCAAAGACGTGTCTCAGGCATCCCAACTGTGAATCAGCCCATAAAAACAAAGAAGGAGTATTTGACAGAATGAAAGTGGCGTTGGATAAGGTAATTGAAATTGTGACCGAATGCAAACCAAGTGGAGAGACTGACATTTCATCTATCAGTATTTTTACTGGAATTAAGGAATTCAAGATGAATATTGA ACTTCGGGAGAATCTTTATTTTCAGTCAAGAGAGACTCTCTCTGCGATGCTGGACGCCCTCTTGGAGCGCACAGAGGACTTTACTGATTGTGCCTATACCAGCCACGAGCACAGGGAATGCATCTTGGAACTGTCAGCTCAGGCCAGGATGGAACTGCAGCAGTTAATTTCTGTGTGGATTGAAGctcaaagcaagaaaacaaagagCATCGATGAAGAACTGGAACTCGCTGTATTGAAAATCAGCCACAGCCTCAATGAACTTAAGAAAGAACTTCATAGTACAGCAGCTCAGCTGGCAGCAGATCTGGTAAAATACCACACGGATCATGTGGTTCTCAAAGCATTAAAACTTACTGGAGTAGAAGGAAATTTAGAAGGTTTGGCTGAATATGCCTGCAAACTCTCTGAACAGAAAGAGCGGCTTGTTGAGACCTGTCGATTGTTGAGACATGTGTCTGGGACAGAACCTCTTGAAATAACCTGTATACATGCAGAGGAGACATTTCAGGTGACTGGCCAGCAGATAATTTCTGCTGCTGAAACTTTGACTTTGTATCCATCTAGTAAAATTGCTAAAGAAAATCTAGATGTATTCTGTGAAGCCTGGGAGTCCCAAATTAGTGACATGTtaacactgctgagagaaatcaATGATGTGTTTGAAGGAAGACGAGGAGAGAAGTATGGCTACCTTTCACTTCCAAAGCCAATGAAGAATAACGCAAACCTGAAATCATTAAAGCCAGACAAGCCTGACTCTGAGGAGCAAGCCAAGATAGCAAAGCTTGGACTCAAGCTGGGTTTGCTCACCTCTGATGCCAACTGCGAGATTGAGAAGTGGGAGGATCAGGAGGATGAGATTGTTCGATACGGACGGAACATGTCCAGTATGGCCTATTCTCTGTATTTATTTACTAGGGGAGAGGGACCAATAAAAACTTCCCAGGATTTAATTCATCAACTAGAGGTTTTTGTTGAAGAGGGTTTGAAGCTTGCTTCAAGTGTGCAAGCTT TCAAACAGCTGAAAGATGATGATAAGCTTATGCTTCTCCTGGAAATAAACAAGCTTGTTCCTCTATGCCACCAGCTCCAGGCAGTAACTAAGACACCTTTGCAGAATCAAGTGTTTCTGAAGGTTGATAAGAGTATTACAAAGACAAGATGCATAATGGCTACTTTGGTCCAACTTCTCTCACTTTGCTATAAACTGCTGAAGAAGCTTCAAATGGAAAACAACAGATGGGTCTCAGTTACAAATAAAGATTCTGTGGATGGTAAAACTTGA